Proteins found in one Plasmodium sp. gorilla clade G2 genome assembly, chromosome: 14 genomic segment:
- a CDS encoding surface protein P113 produces MKIPFFTLHILLLQFLLICLIRCYVHNDVIKFGEENSLKCSQGNLYVLHCEVQCLNGNNEIIHKRCNEEIEKKCNGNNKCIYFFEYEIRKKTQSFRNKNSIEISECVESEQNEVKTSTTCLLSNSFILDEAFIQYFFFIKNKNEEPVVCKDGNINIKSALLHSPFCEIKLKDISEYIRKKCDNNKECLIDPLDVQKTLLNEEDPCYINNSYVSVNVVCNKEGGETADASTDSALNDEDENVKGMMSSSQEINSNNNDENLNQDNTNDDDDNNISSINKNEDMKDIQYGDSKDVNNTDILVNNKENKELVLREKSSLTSKINKELAHRTALFNKLGDNISALLNNKYDSFDIKDVLEDRYNEMKRDTNPDVYYIYLMDTLDIEKIEDINLEEVKMSLLALLKETMNKIETIEKRIDENKNKYISLYNKVKTTMPELFDLNEDLVLLYNDFPFDNGMISSDIFFKYNPSEEFIDHNEMIKKGSITEDELRLINDLEPLDNYRRKKRITELRKILVEKLRILYLEKNNLFNTQASCIKSYCYKNPLNLRKLEILLKKNYYRLKENKDYDVQSSILQHLDNVNVNKKNKWLTNKRTLKKLQVLLAEGYKRINEKEKEIDRRMAVYNALYEKAQSYNLQKLFNDSNDFLKKYSIIGNSIDDGDEVFGNQASNFNIFDSTNTDQNNEQEQSKEDHHQQIDNKPDPTSEFNKENKDETTDEETHKETEEKSDQQPSERNVEIKNEDGNDQNENVEQVETESKLSEEANEENKDNIPTSTDEVTDELQQNDEDDVADKQDAETVEKEEEEEGEEEEKEKEEEKEEEEKEKEEEKEEEKEEEEKDEQKDEQKDELKDEQKDEQKDESSETTTETVSNLEENKNEVKGEEELQGSEQTVEASESSQKDDAKETDDKEEEVNANDDDSDDDDTSNEAKKPDNGSSFFFAMSNALLVILLLLFIEFL; encoded by the coding sequence TAAATGGAAATAATGAGATAATACATAAAAGATGTAATGAGGAGATAGAAAAGAAATGTAATGGTAATAACaaatgcatatatttttttgaatatgaAATTCGAAAAAAGACTCAATCATTTAGAAATAAGAATAGTATAGAAATAAGTGAATGTGTAGAATCAGAACAGAATGAAGTGAAAACATCTACGACTTGTTTATTAAGCAATAGTTTTATTTTAGATGAAGCATTTAttcaatatttcttttttattaagaataaaaatgagGAACCTGTTGTTTGTAAAGATGGTAATATCAATATTAAAAGTGCACTTTTACATTCCCCTTTTTgtgaaataaaattaaaagatatatcagaatatattagaaaaaaatgtgataataataaagaatgtTTAATAGATCCATTAGATGTACAAAAAACcttattaaatgaagaagatccatgttatattaataattcgTATGTGTCAGTTAATGTTGTATGTAATAAAGAAGGAGGAGAAACTGCAGATGCAAGTACAGATTCTGCATTAAATGACGAAGATGAAAATGTTAAAGGTATGATGTCTTCATCACAAGAAATCAattctaataataatgatgaaaatttaaatcaagataatacaaatgatgatgatgataataatatatcttctattaataaaaatgaagatatgaAAGATATACAATATGGAGATTCAAAAGATGTTAATAATACAGACATTCttgttaataataaagaaaataaagaactTGTATTAAGAGAGAAATCAAGTTTAACAtctaaaattaataaagaattaGCACATAGAACTGCTCTTTTCAATAAATTAGGTGATAATATATCAGCATTATTGAATAACAAATATGATTCTTTTGATATTAAAGATGTATTAGAAGATAGatataatgaaatgaaaCGTGATACAAATCCAGAtgtatattacatttatttaatgGACACATTagatattgaaaaaatagaAGATATAAATTTAGAAGAAGTTAAAATGTCTTTATTAgcattattaaaagaaactATGAATAAAATCGAAACTATAGAAAAAAGaattgatgaaaataaaaataaatatatttcattatataataaagttaAAACAACAATGCCAGAACTATTTGATTTAAATGAAGATTtggttttattatataatgatttcCCTTTTGATAATGGTATGATTTCatctgatatattttttaagtatAATCCAAGTGAAGAATTTATAGATCATAATGAAATGATAAAGAAAGGTTCAATAACTGAAGATGAATTAAGACTTATTAATGATTTAGAACCATTAGATAattatagaagaaaaaaaagaattacagaattaagaaaaatacttgttgaaaaattaagaatcttatatttagaaaaaaataacttATTTAATACACAAGCTAGTTGTATAAAATCTTATTGTTATAAAAACCCATTGAATCTAAGAAaattagaaatattattaaagaaaaattattatagattaaaagaaaataaagattaTGATGTTCAATCAAGTATTCTACAACATCTTGATAATGTTAatgtaaacaaaaaaaataaatggtTAACAAATAAAAGAACACTTAAAAAATTACAAGTACTTTTAGCTGAaggatataaaagaataaacgaaaaagaaaaagaaattgatAGAAGAATGGCTGTATATAATGCTCTATATGAAAAAGCACAATCATATAATttacaaaaattatttaatgatagtaatgatttcttaaaaaaatattctataATTGGTAATTCTATTGATGATGGAGATGAAGTATTTGGAAATCAAGCATCCaactttaatatttttgatagTACTAACACTGATCAAAATAATGAACAAGAACAATCCAAAGAAGATCATCATCAACAAATAGATAATAAACCTGATCCTACGTCAGAATTtaataaggaaaataaagatgaaaCAACCGATGAAGAAACTCACAAAGAGACAGAAGAAAAATCAGATCAACAACCTTCTGAAAGAAatgttgaaataaaaaacgAAGATGGAAATgatcaaaatgaaaatgtagAACAAGTTGAAACGGAAAGTAAACTTTCTGAAGAAgctaatgaagaaaataaagacaATATACCAACATCAACAGATGAAGTAACTGATGAGTTACAACAgaatgatgaagatgatgtaGCTGACAAACAAGATGCTGAAACTGTAGAAaaggaagaagaagaagaaggagaagaagaagaaaaggaaaaagaagaagaaaaagaagaagaagaaaaagaaaaagaagaagaaaaagaagaagaaaaagaagaagaagaaaaagacgAACAAAAAGACGAACAAAAAGATGAATTAAAAGACGAACAAAAAGACGAACAAAAAGATGAATCAAGTGAAACAACTACCGAAACAGTATCTAAccttgaagaaaataaaaatgaagtaaAAGGAGAAGAAGAATTACAAGGATCAGAACAAACAGTAGAAGCATCTGAATCATCTCAAAAAGATGATGCTAAAGAAACAGAtgataaagaagaagaagtaaatgcaaatgatgatgattctgatgatgatgatactTCAAATGAAGCAAAAAAACCTGATAATGGAAGTTCATTTTTCTTTGCTATGAGTAATGCACTCTTAGtaattttacttttattatttatagaattcctataa